In Phacochoerus africanus isolate WHEZ1 chromosome 2, ROS_Pafr_v1, whole genome shotgun sequence, one DNA window encodes the following:
- the ST6GALNAC4 gene encoding alpha-N-acetyl-neuraminyl-2,3-beta-galactosyl-1,3-N-acetyl-galactosaminide alpha-2,6-sialyltransferase isoform X3 has product MLGSGLGAEIDGAECVLRMNQAPTVGFEADVGRRSTLRVISHTSVPLLLRNYSHYFQQARDTLYVVWGQGRHMDRELGGRTYRALLQLTRMYPGLQVYTFTERMMAYCDQVFQDETGKNRRQSGSFLSTGWFTMILALELCQEIVVYGMVSDSYCREKSHPSVPYHYFEKGRLDECQMYLAHERAPRSAHRFITEKAVFSRWAKKRPIVFAHPSWKTQ; this is encoded by the exons ATGCTGGGCTCGGGCCTGGGCGCCGAGATCGACGGTGCTGAGTGCGTGCTGCGCATGAACCAGGCGCCCACCGTGGGCTTCGAGGCGGACGTGGGTCGGCGCAGCACCCTGCGGGTCATCTCCCACACGAGCGTGCCGCTGCTGCTGCGCAACTACTCCCACTACTTCCAGCAGGCCCGGGACACCCTCTACGtggtgtgggggcagggcaggcacaTGGACCGCGAGCTGGGCGGCCGCACCTACCGCGCCCTGCTGCAGCTCACCAGGATGTACCCAGGCCTGCAGGTGTACACCTTCACCGAGCGCATGATGGCCTACTGCGACCAGGTCTTCCAGGACGAGACGGGCAAGAACCG GAGGCAGTCAGGCTCGTTTCTCAGCACCGGCTGGTTCACCATGATTCTCGCCCTGGAGCTGTGCCAGGAGATTGTGGTCTATGGAATGGTTAGCGACAGTTACTGCAG GGAGAAGAGTCACCCCTCGGTGCCTTATCACTACTTCGAGAAGGGCCGGCTGGACGAGTGCCAGATGTACCTGGCGCACGAGCGGGCGCCCCGCAGTGCTCACCGCTTCATCACTGAGAAGGCCGTGTTCTCCCGCTGGGCTAAGAAGAGACCCATCGTGTTTGCTCACCCCTCCTGGAAGACCCAGTAG